One genomic window of Providencia hangzhouensis includes the following:
- the glnB gene encoding nitrogen regulatory protein P-II yields MKKIDAIIKPFKLDDVREALAEVGITGMTVTEVKGFGRQKGHTELYRGAEYMVDFLPKVKIEIVVPDDIVENCVETIMQTAQTGKIGDGKIFVYDVARVIRIRTGEQDEEAI; encoded by the coding sequence ATGAAAAAAATTGATGCAATTATAAAGCCATTCAAACTTGATGATGTTCGTGAAGCGCTGGCAGAAGTGGGTATTACTGGAATGACAGTGACTGAAGTGAAAGGTTTTGGACGTCAAAAAGGGCATACTGAACTTTACCGTGGCGCAGAGTATATGGTTGATTTTTTACCTAAGGTAAAAATTGAAATTGTAGTACCTGATGACATCGTTGAAAACTGCGTCGAAACCATTATGCAAACTGCACAAACTGGCAAAATTGGTGATGGAAAAATCTTTGTTTATGATGTCGCTCGAGTGATCCGTATTCGAACCGGTGAGCAAGACGAAGAAGCAATTTAA
- the hmpA gene encoding NO-inducible flavohemoprotein: MLDSQTIAIVKSTIPAIAETGPKLTAHFYDRMFKQHPELKDIFNMTHQVNGDQREALFNAICAYAVHIETPEALISAVEKIAQKHVSLNIKPEHYPIVGENLLAAIDELLNPGQEVLDAWGRAYGVLADIFIGREAAIYQENADKNGGWEGLREFKLAQKQPQSDVITSFEFVPVDGQPVADYRPGQYITIYVNNQGFENQEIRQYSLTTAPNGRSYRIAVKREEQGSVSNFLHQQLNEGDSVLLAPPCGDFFIDVDGQTPVTLISAGVGLTPMLSMLNHLTEQGHNAQVNWFHAAENGAVHAFRHEIQQLLAKQQTSQSAIWFNQPREEDRLGFDYQYEGLMNLELVREWIEQPNMQFYFCGPVGFMQHVGKQLIAMGVDTSAIHYECFGPHKVLPLN, encoded by the coding sequence ATGCTAGATAGCCAAACCATTGCCATTGTTAAATCAACCATTCCTGCCATTGCTGAAACAGGGCCAAAACTGACCGCGCATTTTTATGATCGGATGTTTAAACAGCATCCTGAATTAAAAGATATTTTCAACATGACTCACCAAGTGAATGGGGACCAACGAGAAGCCCTTTTCAACGCTATCTGCGCATATGCTGTGCATATTGAAACTCCTGAGGCTCTTATTTCAGCTGTCGAAAAAATCGCCCAAAAACATGTAAGCTTAAATATTAAACCTGAGCACTATCCAATCGTCGGGGAAAACTTACTCGCGGCTATTGATGAACTCCTCAACCCAGGCCAAGAGGTTCTTGATGCATGGGGAAGAGCTTACGGTGTTTTAGCCGATATTTTTATTGGTAGAGAAGCTGCAATTTACCAAGAAAATGCGGATAAAAATGGGGGTTGGGAAGGCTTACGTGAGTTTAAATTAGCGCAAAAACAACCACAAAGTGATGTGATTACAAGTTTTGAATTTGTTCCTGTCGATGGGCAACCTGTCGCTGATTACCGCCCAGGCCAATATATCACTATTTATGTCAACAACCAGGGGTTTGAAAACCAAGAAATCCGCCAATACTCTCTGACCACTGCACCTAATGGCCGTAGCTACCGTATTGCGGTAAAACGTGAAGAACAAGGCTCCGTTTCTAATTTCTTACATCAACAATTAAATGAAGGTGATAGTGTACTGCTCGCCCCTCCATGTGGTGATTTCTTTATTGATGTTGATGGCCAGACACCTGTTACCTTGATCTCTGCAGGCGTTGGTTTAACTCCAATGCTGAGCATGTTAAATCATCTAACAGAACAAGGTCACAACGCACAAGTTAATTGGTTCCATGCCGCTGAAAATGGTGCCGTTCATGCCTTTAGGCACGAAATTCAACAACTATTAGCAAAACAGCAAACCAGCCAATCCGCGATTTGGTTTAATCAACCAAGAGAGGAAGATCGTCTCGGGTTTGATTACCAATATGAAGGTTTAATGAATTTAGAATTGGTACGTGAATGGATTGAGCAACCGAATATGCAATTCTATTTCTGTGGCCCTGTTGGGTTTATGCAGCACGTAGGTAAGCAGCTAATTGCAATGGGTGTCGATACCAGTGCTATTCACTATGAATGTTTTGGACCACACAAGGTATTACCCCTCAATTAA
- the glyA gene encoding serine hydroxymethyltransferase, whose amino-acid sequence MLKREMNIADYDPKLWEAMEQEVQRQEEHIELIASENYTSPRVMQAQGSQLTNKYAEGYPGKRYYGGCEYVDVVEQLAIDRAKELFGADYANVQPHSGSQANAAVYMALLQPGDTVLGMNLAHGGHLTHGSPVNFSGKLYNIVPYGIDESGKIDYDDIKAQAEKHKPKMIIGGFSAYSGVVDWAKMREIADGIGAYLFVDMAHVAGLIAAGVYPNPVPHAHVVTTTTHKTLAGPRGGLILAKGGDEELYKKINSAVFPGSQGGPLMHVIAGKAVALKEAMEPEFKVYQQQVAKNAKAMVDVFQKRGYKVVSGGTENHLFLVDLVDKDITGKDADAALGRANITVNKNSVPNDPKSPFVTSGVRIGSPAITRRGFKEAEAGELAGWMCDILDNLNDEATIESVKQKVLAICKKYPVYA is encoded by the coding sequence ATGTTAAAGCGTGAAATGAATATTGCTGACTACGATCCGAAATTATGGGAAGCAATGGAGCAAGAAGTACAACGTCAAGAAGAACACATTGAATTAATTGCTTCTGAAAACTATACCAGTCCACGAGTCATGCAGGCTCAAGGTTCTCAGCTAACCAATAAATATGCAGAAGGCTACCCAGGCAAACGCTACTATGGCGGTTGTGAGTATGTTGACGTGGTAGAGCAATTAGCGATTGACCGTGCGAAAGAACTATTTGGTGCTGACTATGCGAACGTGCAGCCGCACTCAGGTTCACAAGCTAACGCTGCAGTTTACATGGCGTTATTACAGCCTGGTGATACCGTTCTGGGAATGAACCTAGCACATGGTGGTCACTTAACTCACGGTTCACCAGTTAACTTCTCAGGTAAACTGTACAACATCGTGCCTTACGGTATTGATGAAAGCGGTAAAATTGACTACGACGATATCAAAGCGCAAGCGGAAAAACACAAACCAAAAATGATTATCGGTGGTTTCTCTGCGTACTCAGGTGTCGTTGATTGGGCAAAAATGCGTGAAATCGCAGATGGTATTGGCGCTTACCTGTTTGTTGATATGGCTCACGTTGCAGGTTTGATTGCTGCGGGTGTTTATCCAAACCCAGTTCCTCATGCACACGTTGTGACAACAACAACGCATAAAACTTTAGCGGGTCCACGTGGTGGGTTAATTTTAGCTAAAGGTGGTGACGAAGAGTTGTACAAAAAAATCAACTCAGCGGTATTCCCTGGATCTCAAGGTGGCCCTTTAATGCATGTTATTGCAGGTAAAGCGGTTGCTCTGAAAGAAGCGATGGAACCTGAATTCAAAGTTTATCAACAGCAAGTTGCTAAGAATGCGAAGGCAATGGTCGATGTTTTCCAAAAACGTGGCTACAAAGTGGTATCTGGCGGAACTGAAAACCACTTATTCTTAGTTGATTTGGTTGATAAAGACATCACAGGTAAAGATGCCGATGCTGCACTTGGCCGTGCGAATATCACTGTTAACAAAAACAGTGTACCGAACGACCCTAAGAGCCCATTTGTAACGTCTGGTGTACGTATTGGTTCTCCTGCGATTACGCGTCGTGGCTTCAAAGAAGCAGAAGCGGGTGAGCTAGCTGGCTGGATGTGTGATATTCTAGACAACCTCAATGACGAAGCGACCATTGAGAGCGTGAAGCAAAAAGTATTAGCAATTTGCAAAAAATACCCAGTTTACGCATAA
- a CDS encoding 3-phenylpropionate MFS transporter: MVIPSTRWLAIDYFTYFFAYSIFLPFWSVWLQGEGIDAEMIGVLLGVGLAARFLGAMFITPLVKEPSKLITALRLLAGLSLIFSVGFALGSHWAWLLFVMIGFNLFFAPMVPLGDSLAGTWQKQFTFDYGKIRVWGSIAFIIGSSLMGYLAGVWGNKAIMVALIVSCLALLLGAMLKPAIMPMGVAKADGGNKVTFKQLIADKNVVRFLICVTLLQGTHAAYYGFASLFWKEAGYSDLVIGNLWSLGVVAEVIVFMLSHRLFRRWSARNLLLLSAFCGIIRWGLMGAFTALPVLIVVQILHSGTFTICHLAAMRFISARKENEIIPLQGVYSALATGGGLAVLTIIVGYIYERVPAHHGVVFYLMALLAVPAVFIRPKVVAQS; encoded by the coding sequence ATGGTCATTCCATCAACGCGTTGGCTAGCTATTGATTATTTTACCTACTTTTTTGCCTACAGTATTTTCTTGCCATTTTGGTCAGTTTGGTTACAAGGTGAGGGAATTGATGCAGAAATGATTGGTGTTTTGTTAGGGGTAGGGCTAGCAGCCCGTTTCCTTGGTGCGATGTTTATTACTCCTTTAGTTAAAGAGCCCTCGAAACTTATTACTGCTCTACGCTTACTCGCAGGACTTTCACTTATTTTTTCTGTCGGTTTTGCTCTGGGTTCTCACTGGGCATGGCTGTTGTTTGTAATGATTGGGTTTAACTTATTTTTTGCACCAATGGTTCCACTGGGCGATTCACTGGCGGGGACATGGCAAAAACAATTTACCTTTGACTACGGCAAAATTCGCGTTTGGGGTTCGATAGCTTTTATTATTGGTTCCTCACTGATGGGGTATTTAGCCGGTGTTTGGGGAAATAAAGCCATCATGGTGGCCTTGATAGTAAGCTGTCTAGCATTATTACTTGGCGCAATGCTGAAACCAGCAATCATGCCAATGGGGGTAGCGAAAGCGGATGGTGGTAATAAGGTTACGTTTAAACAATTGATTGCGGATAAAAACGTCGTTAGGTTTCTTATCTGTGTTACGTTACTGCAAGGGACTCATGCGGCTTATTATGGTTTTGCTTCCCTATTTTGGAAAGAAGCCGGCTATTCAGATTTAGTTATCGGTAATTTATGGTCGCTCGGTGTGGTTGCTGAAGTCATTGTATTTATGTTAAGCCACCGTTTATTTAGGCGTTGGAGCGCTCGAAATTTACTGTTGTTATCTGCCTTTTGTGGAATTATTCGTTGGGGCTTGATGGGAGCGTTTACTGCATTACCGGTATTAATCGTGGTACAAATTCTTCACAGTGGTACTTTTACGATTTGCCACCTAGCCGCAATGCGCTTTATTAGTGCAAGAAAAGAAAATGAAATTATCCCATTACAAGGTGTTTACTCCGCACTCGCAACTGGCGGTGGGTTAGCCGTACTGACTATTATTGTCGGATACATTTATGAGCGAGTGCCTGCTCATCATGGTGTGGTGTTTTACTTAATGGCTCTTCTCGCTGTCCCTGCCGTGTTTATCCGCCCTAAAGTGGTGGCTCAATCTTAA
- a CDS encoding fimbrial biogenesis chaperone, with protein MVEFIKITGFATLLFFSFQTSASLVLQGTRIIFPSDKKSVRIQLTNYSEQATLTQSWVDEGNPDSTPETTNAPFIVTPPVTKIAANDGVQLQIRFIGDKLPTNKESVFYLNVLDIAPKPKQINSANMLQFAIQTRIKVFYRPTNLTEKPNNVIKNIQFHLAKDGIVVNNPTPYFLNIANIYLANNKSRSIAKSSMVEPFSSQTYFSTADINHGENITMIYIDDTGKQIQYQTKL; from the coding sequence ATGGTGGAATTCATTAAAATTACAGGGTTCGCTACATTACTATTTTTTAGCTTCCAAACAAGTGCAAGTCTTGTTTTGCAAGGAACACGAATTATTTTCCCTAGTGATAAAAAATCCGTCAGAATTCAACTTACTAATTACAGTGAACAAGCCACATTAACTCAAAGCTGGGTGGATGAAGGTAATCCGGACTCGACACCAGAAACGACGAACGCACCATTTATTGTAACGCCCCCCGTCACTAAAATCGCAGCAAATGACGGAGTTCAATTACAAATACGTTTTATTGGTGACAAACTCCCTACGAATAAAGAGTCTGTATTTTATTTAAATGTATTAGATATTGCGCCAAAGCCAAAGCAAATAAATAGTGCCAATATGCTACAGTTTGCCATTCAAACACGAATTAAAGTTTTTTATCGCCCTACAAACCTCACAGAAAAGCCAAACAATGTCATCAAAAACATCCAATTTCATTTAGCTAAAGACGGTATTGTCGTCAACAACCCGACCCCTTATTTTTTAAATATTGCCAATATCTATCTGGCTAATAATAAAAGTCGTTCTATTGCAAAAAGCTCGATGGTAGAGCCATTTTCATCACAAACTTACTTTTCAACCGCTGATATTAATCACGGAGAAAATATAACAATGATTTACATTGACGATACTGGAAAACAAATTCAATACCAAACCAAGCTATAA